Proteins encoded in a region of the Oncorhynchus clarkii lewisi isolate Uvic-CL-2024 chromosome 18, UVic_Ocla_1.0, whole genome shotgun sequence genome:
- the LOC139372250 gene encoding uncharacterized protein, with amino-acid sequence MWSQEQTGQHYNITSPESVSYTCEARNPVSKKTQTYNSIDCLATGNPVIYIYTGIGAGVLLLVAVVVAVVVWLVKKRSKDLRSTGNASHLEEDREKVVAISQAEIVEEENKLLLDEELKDRVNQINQASEAVKTGDGEGEKKPLLDKAGSTDTDVIVSNIPFKLNNQNQVWGWESGKRQREEKEQNTESKQNMNVTLGTVTQDSVQTAPPKPPRSSLNYNSPYPQTLETQHSREHHGRGTDQSMAGYGTEREGAGDGQLMPQKVLILGTEEESGGKEEGTREDGEDVEKVGGDDSVTEEGEGQEDTDRRDDGGERNGQERETENNEEEQVKGEGEERGKKGEETQKGETRKSPTSPKQTLPQKAPPPPLAPKPSSVRHVNQMGVEQGSVVKTMETQKSSGQVERERGRPDLSGLRRPTSSVSDSTDTSDRSSPGLSALPIATAFSPKVERGTLSNPVKASSDAPSRPGDTSSGASSGPGDTSSGAPSGPGDTSSGAPSGPGDTSSGAPSGPGDTSSGAPSGPGDTSSGAPSGPGDTSSDTTCREIESSSDTLSTTEENIPTSKATASVPGETS; translated from the exons ATGTGGAGCCAGGAGCAGACTGGACAGCACTACAACATCACATCCCCAGAGTCAGTCAGCTACACCTGTGAGGCCAGGAACCCAGTCAGTAAGAAGACACAGACATACAACAGCATCGACTGCCTGGCCACAG gtaatCCTGTGATCTACATCTACACTGGTATTGGTGCAGGTGTCTTGTTGTTGGTTGCTGTTGTGGTTGCTGTTGTGGTCTGGCTCGTCAAGAAGCGTTCCAAAG ATTTGCGGAGCACAGGGAATGCCAGCCATCTTGAAGAGGATCGAGAGAAGGTGGTGGCAATCAGCCAGGCAGAGATTGTGGAAGAGGAGAATAAGCTATTACTAGATGAAGAACTAAAGGACAGGGTCAATCAGATCAACCAGGCCAGTGAGGCTGTGAAAACTGGAGAtggtgagggagagaagaaacCATTACTAGACAAGGCAGGATCCACTGatacagatgttattgtgagtaaTATCCCGTTCAAACTGAACAACCAGAATCAGGTTTGGGGTTGGGAGTccggaaagagacagagggaagaaaaAGAGCAGAACACAGAATCCAAACAGAACATGAACGTTACCTTGGGGACTGTTACCCAAGATTCTGTCCAAACTGCTCCTCCAAAACCACCTCGGAGCAGCCTTAACTATAATTCACCGTACCCACAGACTCTGGAGACACAGCACAGCAGAGAGCATCATGGGAGAGGAACTGACCAAAGCATGGCTGGTtatggcacagagagagagggagcgggagatgGACAGCTTATGCCCCAGAAAGTCCTAATCTTAGgcacagaggaggagagtggaggaaaggaggaggggacaagagaggatggagaagatGTTGAGAAGGTAGGAGGAGATGATTCagtgacagaggagggagaggggcaagAAGATACAgataggagagatgatggaggagaaagaaatggacaggagagagagactgaaaataATGAAGAAGAGCaggtgaaaggagagggagaagaaagagggaagaaaggagaagagacacAGAAGGGAGAGACAAGAAAGAGCCCAACTTCTCCCAAACAAACACTCCCCCAAAAAGCCCCCCCACCACCTCTCGCCCCAAAACCATCATCTGTAAGACATGTTAACCAGATGGGTGTAGAACAAGGAAGTGTAGTGAAGACAATGGAAACCCAGAAGAGCAGTGGtcaggtagaaagagagagaggaagacctgACCTATCAGGTCTGAGGAGACCCACTAGCTCAGTGTCAGACAGTACAGACACTTCTGATAGAAGCAGTCCAGGATTGTCAGCTCTTCCTATAGCCACAGCATTTAGTCCAAAGGTGGAAAGGGGTACTCTATCCAATCCAGTAAAGGCCAGTTCAGATGCACCCTCCAGACCAGGAGACaccagttcaggtgcatcctCCGGACCAGGAGACACCAGTTCAGGTGCACCCTCCGGACCAGGAGACACCAGTTCAGGTGCACCCTCCGGACCAGGAGACACCAGTTCAGGTGCACCCTCCGGACCAGGAGACACCAGTTCAGGTGCACCCTCCGGACCAGGAGACACCAGTTCAGGTGCACCCTCCGGACCAGGAGACACCAGTTCAGATACAACTTGTAGAGAAATAGAGAGTAGCTCAGATACTCTGTCTACGACAGAGGAAAATATACCAACCAGTAAAGCTACAGCCTCTGTACCAGGAGAAACCAGTTGA